From the Cucurbita pepo subsp. pepo cultivar mu-cu-16 chromosome LG05, ASM280686v2, whole genome shotgun sequence genome, one window contains:
- the LOC111795102 gene encoding BTB/POZ domain-containing protein SR1IP1-like has product MADSEAEKAGVCSSKNERLSTAMKRTSEWIFSQEIPSDVTVHVGEASFSLHKFPLVSKCGLIRKVVSESSDGDLTSIELPDCPGGAEAFELAAMFCYGINFEIGTENIAMLRCVAEYLEMTEEYAIGNLVGRSEAYINEVALKSLAGAVSVLHMSQTLLPTAEKVKLVSRCIDAIAFVACKDTQFSMVDWWADDLTVLRIDIFQRVLVAMMSRGFKHYSLAPLLMLYAQKSLRGLEVFAKGRKKFESPMADSEAEKAGVCSSKNERLSTAMKRTSEWIFSQEIPSDVTVHVGEASFSLHKFPLVSKCGLIRKVVSESSDGDLTSIELPDCPGGAEAFELAAMFCYGINFEIGTENIAMLRCVAEYLEMTEEYAIGNLVGRSEAYINEVALKSLAGAVSVLHMSQTLLPTAEKVKLVSRCIDAIAFVACKDTQFSMVDWWADDLTVLRIDIFQRVLVAMMSRGFKHYSLAPLLMLYAQKSLRGLEVFAKGRKKFEAQHEHEKRVVLETIVSLLPREKNALSVSFLSMLLRAALYLDTTVACRLDLEKRMAAQLGQAALDDLLIPSYAFTGDTLFDVDTAQRIMVNYLDLELELDANEEQRVPSSSSSGELQRVGRLMENYVAEIASDRNLSVSKFINIAELIPEQSRVTEDGMYRAIDIYLKAHPALSDMERKKVCSLMECQKLSREACAHAAQNDRLPVQTVVQVLYYEQQRLRDVMNGGVAEVKLPAAPAKLNIYSNETAAATVSDELSLLRRENADLKLELVKMKMKMREFEKASLSSSPQTNTNTNTNTNTQLQGDKPPLPKKSFMNSVSKKLGRLYPFVRTDGIASNTKGRVRPAKDRRHSVS; this is encoded by the exons ATGGCTGATTCTGAAGCAGAGAAAGCTGGAGTTTGTTCTTCTAAGAATGAGCGTCTTTCCACAGCCATGAAAAGAACAAGTGAAtg GATTTTTTCCCAAGAGATTCCAAGTGATGTCACAGTTCATGTTGGAGAAGCCTCTTTCTCCTTGCataag TTCCCACTAGTTTCAAAATGTGGGCTCATAAGAAAAGTAGTATCAGAGTCGAGTGATGGTGATCTCACAAGTATTGAGCTTCCTGATTGTCCTGGTGGGGCGGAGGCGTTCGAGCTAGCTGCCATGTTCTGCTATGGTATAAACTTCGAGATCGGCACCGAGAATATCGCGATGCTCCGGTGCGTGGCGGAGTATCTCGAGATGACGGAGGAGTATGCCATTGGAAACTTGGTAGGAAGAAGTGAGGCATACATCAATGAAGTTGCACTGAAAAGCCTTGCAGGGGCTGTGTCTGTTTTGCATATGTCTCAAACACTGCTTCCAACAGCTGAGAAGGTGAAATTGGTGAGCCGTTGCATTGATGCCATTGCCTTTGTGGCCTGCAAAGACACCCAATTTAGTATGGTTGATTGGTGGGCTGATGACTTAACTGTTCTAAGAATTGATATCTTCCAAAGAGTTCTTGTTGCAATGATGTCTAGAGGCTTCAAACATTACTCTCTAGCTCCACTTCTAATGCTGTATGCACAGAAATCACTCCGTGGCTTGGAGGTGTTTGCAAagggaaggaagaaatttgag TCTCCCATGGCTGATTCTGAAGCAGAGAAAGCTGGAGTTTGTTCTTCTAAGAATGAGCGTCTTTCCACAGCCATGAAAAGAACGAGTGAAtg GATTTTTTCCCAAGAGATTCCAAGTGATGTCACAGTTCATGTTGGAGAAGCCTCTTTCTCCTTGCataag TTCCCACTAGTTTCAAAATGTGGGCTCATAAGAAAAGTAGTATCAGAGTCGAGTGATGGTGATCTCACAAGTATTGAGCTTCCTGATTGTCCTGGTGGGGCGGAGGCGTTCGAGCTAGCTGCCATGTTCTGCTATGGTATAAACTTCGAGATCGGCACCGAGAATATCGCGATGCTCCGGTGCGTGGCGGAGTATCTCGAGATGACGGAGGAGTATGCCATTGGAAACTTGGTAGGAAGAAGTGAGGCATACATCAATGAAGTTGCACTGAAAAGCCTTGCAGGGGCTGTGTCTGTTTTGCATATGTCTCAAACACTGCTTCCAACAGCTGAGAAGGTGAAATTGGTGAGCCGTTGCATTGATGCCATTGCCTTTGTGGCCTGCAAAGACACCCAATTTAGTATGGTTGATTGGTGGGCTGATGACTTAACTGTTCTAAGAATTGATATCTTCCAAAGAGTTCTTGTTGCAATGATGTCTAGAGGCTTCAAACATTACTCTCTAGCTCCACTTCTAATGCTGTATGCACAGAAATCACTCCGTGGCTTGGAGGTGTTTGCAAagggaaggaagaaatttgagGCACAACATGAGCATGAAAAGAGAGTTGTATTGGAAACAATAGTGAGTCTTCTACCAAGGGAGAAGAATGCACTCTCAGTTAGCTTTCTTTCGATGCTCCTCCGTGCAGCGTTATATCTCGACACCACCGTTGCTTGCCGGTTAGatttggagaagagaatggcTGCACAATTAGGACAGGCTGCTTTGGATGACCTTTTGATTCCCTCTTATGCCTTCACTGGTGATACATTGTTCGACGTCGACACCGCACAACGAATCATGGTGAATTATCTCGATCTCGAACTCGAACTCGATGCAAATGAGGAACAACGTGTTccctcttcttcatcatcaggCGAGCTTCAAAGGGTGGGAAGATTAATGGAGAATTATGTTGCTGAAATCGCCTCGGACCGCAACTTATCGGTGTCGAAATTCATTAATATTGCTGAGCTTATCCCTGAACAATCAAGAGTTACAGAAGATGGAATGTATAGGGCCATAGATATCTACTTGAAG GCTCATCCTGCATTGAGTGATatggaaaggaagaaagtgTGCAGTTTAATGGAGTGCCAGAAGCTATCAAGAGAGGCATGCGCCCATGCCGCACAGAACGATCGCCTTCCTGTTCAAACAGTGGTGCAGGTGCTATATTATGAGCAGCAGCGCCTCCGAGATGTCATGAATGGTGGTGTGGCCGAAGTGAAGCTGCCTGCAGCACCTGCTAAATTGAACATATACTCCAATGAAACAGCAGCAGCCACAGTTTCAGATGAGCTCTCCCTTTTGAGAAGAGAAAATGCTGATCTGAAGCTGGAgctagtgaaaatgaaaatgaaaatgagggAGTTTGAGAAGGCATCACTAAGCAGCAGtccacaaacaaacacaaacacaaacacaaacacaaacactCAGCTGCAGGGAGACAAGCCTCCACTGCCCAAGAAATCATTCATGAACTCTGTGTCAAAGAAGCTCGGTCGCCTCTACCCGTTCGTGCGCACCGACGGTATCGCATCGAACACGAAAGGCCGAGTAAGGCCAGCCAAGGATCGGCGCCATTCCGTATCATGA
- the LOC111795940 gene encoding uncharacterized protein LOC111795940, translating into MAKLAEQESQSKENMKNAMLKHEQTFRHQVYELHRLYRIQKLLMKNITENRGKTERWEVKNEDEDEDYEKESDFIEESEVELTLGPSNYSNQVGGGRRRRRKSCFSSSSSSSTTGSAQKSRSFYRHGELVGGSEMGFVGFLEDEMRLSQHHPNPWLCQPLTLNLTS; encoded by the exons ATGGCGAAGCTGGCGGAACAGGAATCTCAGAGCAAGGAGAACATGAAGAACGCCATGTTAAAGCACGAACAGACATTTCGTCATCAA GTGTATGAACTCCACAGATTGTACAGAATTCAGAAGCTTTTGATGAAGAACATaacagaaaacagaggaaaaacagagagatgggaagtgaaaaatgaagatgaagatgaagattatGAAAAAGAGAGtgattttattgaagaaagtgAGGTTGAATTGACATTGGGACCTTCAAATTACAGCAATCAAGTTGGtggaggaaggagaagaagaagaaagagctgcttctcttcttcttcttcgtcttcaaCCACTGGCTCTGCTCAAAAAAGTCGAAGCTTTTACAGACATGGTGAGCTTGTTGGTGGCTCTGAAATGGGGTTTGTGGGGTTTCTTGAAGATGAGATGAGGCTTTCACAGCACCATCCAAATCCATGGCTTTGTCAACCTCTAACCCTTAATCTCACTTCATAA